One segment of Nostoc flagelliforme CCNUN1 DNA contains the following:
- a CDS encoding DEAD/DEAH box helicase — protein sequence MPKTTKPILYEDQKIVVEKVLELIKQEKKRILVYAETGAGKTTIATELISYAVKAGMPCLFIVPDEPLIDQTIKTATKFGLKCGVIKSGRKEDRSQKLQIAGIDTLINRKFPLAEIVFADEAHVSYSPTWRKVLEYYWQMGSVVIGLTATPYRTNPKEGLGEIYDCLVQAPQMADLIEMGRLCPFKYFGFPKLDLSRVRKTKGDYDKEDLAVVVDTDLACEQIVGEWEQKASHLKTIAYTVSLNHSDRLQAAFQAKGYNAVCVDGRLENDARSPIYAGFASGGKFDPQILISVDVLEKGFDEPSVACIIQARPTMSRIKYRQQIGRGSRKYPGKEYCIVLDYAGNAYRFGFVTSRQQVSLDKDKASAPGTAPIKACSRESGGCGALLHLSVMVCPHCSYQFPVRNKKVNYNYSMVALAPRVASGNTELEDWIAFYREVAQRSFKKELPPGNAIALFHQKFSATPAPDITKGAIFGENPSDNQKNLYRAYLQRQALRSSKDLEWVGQYMKLEFG from the coding sequence GTGCCAAAAACGACAAAGCCCATACTTTACGAAGATCAGAAAATAGTCGTAGAAAAAGTCTTAGAACTAATAAAACAGGAAAAAAAAAGAATTTTAGTTTACGCTGAAACCGGAGCAGGCAAGACAACGATTGCAACGGAATTAATATCTTATGCAGTTAAAGCTGGAATGCCTTGTTTGTTCATAGTACCTGATGAACCACTCATAGATCAGACAATCAAAACGGCTACTAAATTTGGCTTAAAATGTGGCGTCATTAAGAGTGGGCGCAAAGAAGACCGCAGTCAAAAGCTGCAAATTGCGGGTATTGATACATTAATCAATCGCAAATTCCCCTTAGCTGAAATTGTTTTTGCTGACGAAGCCCACGTTAGCTATTCGCCAACTTGGCGTAAAGTTCTTGAATACTACTGGCAGATGGGATCTGTGGTTATCGGCTTAACAGCCACCCCTTACCGGACAAACCCCAAAGAGGGTCTGGGGGAAATATATGATTGCCTTGTCCAGGCTCCACAGATGGCAGATTTAATTGAGATGGGGCGGCTATGCCCTTTTAAATATTTTGGCTTTCCGAAGCTGGATCTAAGTCGGGTTCGGAAAACCAAAGGTGACTACGACAAAGAAGACTTAGCTGTGGTAGTCGATACGGATTTAGCTTGTGAGCAAATTGTAGGCGAATGGGAACAAAAAGCTTCTCACCTTAAAACGATCGCTTACACTGTTTCTTTGAATCACAGTGATAGGCTGCAAGCTGCTTTTCAAGCAAAAGGCTACAACGCAGTTTGCGTTGATGGCAGGTTAGAAAATGATGCTCGTTCACCAATTTATGCTGGGTTTGCTAGCGGCGGCAAGTTTGATCCGCAAATCTTGATCAGCGTTGACGTTTTGGAAAAGGGATTTGATGAACCTTCTGTAGCTTGTATTATTCAAGCCCGCCCCACGATGTCACGGATTAAATATCGTCAGCAAATTGGTAGGGGTTCGAGGAAGTATCCAGGTAAGGAATATTGCATTGTACTAGATTATGCTGGTAACGCCTACCGCTTTGGGTTTGTCACTTCAAGGCAGCAGGTGAGTTTAGATAAAGACAAGGCGTCTGCTCCGGGGACAGCGCCAATAAAAGCTTGTTCACGGGAGTCGGGGGGATGTGGCGCTTTACTACATTTGTCAGTTATGGTTTGCCCCCACTGTTCGTATCAATTTCCTGTCAGAAATAAAAAAGTTAATTACAACTACTCAATGGTTGCTTTAGCGCCGCGAGTAGCATCAGGTAATACTGAACTAGAAGATTGGATTGCTTTTTATCGGGAAGTAGCCCAGCGCTCCTTTAAAAAAGAGCTACCGCCGGGGAATGCGATCGCTTTATTCCACCAAAAGTTTAGTGCAACTCCCGCCCCAGATATTACAAAAGGAGCTATATTTGGCGAGAACCCATCTGACAATCAAAAAAATCTTTACCGTGCCTACTTGCAAAGACAAGCTCTACGATCTAGCAAAGATTTGGAATGGGTCGGTCAATATATGAAGTTAGAATTTGGCTAA
- a CDS encoding helix-turn-helix domain-containing protein: MGSLYTRTGLEKLAEIVRSARGHDSVRKFATKAGISHRTVARLEEADLQEPEVSTLQKIAPLTGYSKEELIAILEAKPHNPKIREYRVAEDVIPLINQLPDSEAAKVAQHIIARLARPKISINGVPGEGVSFHMELMDKKGMADLLRAIAERIEQ; this comes from the coding sequence ATGGGCAGTTTATATACCAGGACTGGATTAGAAAAACTAGCGGAGATAGTGAGATCAGCACGGGGTCACGATTCTGTGCGAAAGTTTGCAACAAAAGCGGGAATTAGTCATCGGACTGTAGCGCGGCTAGAAGAAGCAGACTTGCAAGAGCCGGAAGTTAGTACACTGCAAAAAATTGCGCCCTTGACTGGATATTCTAAGGAGGAGTTAATAGCTATTTTAGAAGCAAAACCTCACAACCCAAAGATCCGCGAATATCGGGTGGCGGAAGATGTAATTCCCCTCATTAACCAGCTTCCAGACTCCGAGGCGGCGAAAGTCGCACAGCATATCATTGCTCGATTAGCTCGCCCAAAAATTTCAATCAATGGGGTTCCAGGAGAAGGCGTGAGCTTTCACATGGAACTGATGGATAAAAAAGGAATGGCTGATTTATTACGAGCGATCGCGGAAAGGATTGAGCAGTAA
- a CDS encoding DUF4394 domain-containing protein, with the protein MKGFITRKIALVFTVVTASLGLSANKILADVGIIKIGDILQINVTGKWSPLRFIGLTSNNTLVNIDPSGFAFTIQVKGIDGNLQGIDFRPANGLLYGVTDTDNIYTINSRTGQATFVSKLSSSFNGGFQSGFDFNPVPDRLRTVGSNDQNFRTNVDTGAVTVDKTLAYATDDVNATVDPNITGVAYTNSVAGATTTQLFGIDYDLDVLVLQNPPNDGTLRTIGKLGVNFAPISGFDIFTDAQHKNTAYALSGSVLYTINLSTGTATKIADVPKGNFIGLAVTSK; encoded by the coding sequence ATGAAAGGTTTTATCACACGTAAAATTGCCCTTGTATTTACTGTAGTCACTGCAAGTCTTGGCTTGAGTGCTAACAAAATTTTAGCTGACGTTGGGATCATCAAAATAGGTGATATCCTTCAAATCAATGTTACAGGCAAATGGTCTCCTTTAAGATTCATTGGGTTAACCTCAAATAATACTCTTGTAAATATAGATCCGAGTGGATTTGCTTTCACAATTCAAGTCAAAGGAATTGACGGCAACTTACAAGGTATTGACTTCCGTCCAGCAAACGGTCTGCTTTATGGTGTCACAGATACTGACAACATATACACGATAAACTCTAGAACTGGTCAGGCTACGTTTGTGAGCAAACTATCTAGCAGCTTTAATGGAGGATTTCAGTCAGGTTTTGACTTCAATCCCGTACCAGACCGCTTACGGACAGTAGGTAGCAATGACCAAAATTTTCGTACCAATGTAGATACTGGTGCAGTCACCGTCGATAAAACCCTAGCGTATGCTACTGATGACGTTAACGCCACAGTTGACCCCAACATTACCGGTGTCGCTTACACAAATTCGGTTGCTGGAGCCACGACAACTCAACTTTTTGGCATTGATTACGATCTTGACGTGTTAGTACTGCAAAACCCACCCAATGATGGCACTCTCAGAACAATCGGCAAGCTTGGTGTTAACTTTGCACCGATAAGCGGGTTCGACATCTTTACAGATGCACAACACAAAAATACTGCCTATGCACTGTCTGGTTCAGTTCTTTACACTATTAACCTATCTACTGGCACTGCAACTAAAATCGCCGATGTACCTAAAGGTAACTTCATTGGTTTAGCCGTTACATCTAAGTAG
- a CDS encoding YihY/virulence factor BrkB family protein, giving the protein MNLQAIWKLLQETFKEWSEDKASRLAAALAYYTIFSIAPLLIIVIAIAGAVFGEEAARGQIVGQIQDLVGRDGAAFIQTAIQNANKPQTGAMASIISIGVLLLGATGLFTELQDSLNTIWEVKPKPGRSVTNMIRLRVLSFAMVIGIGFLLLVSLVISTALAALVTYFSNLVPGVDFLWQIINFILSFAITTFLFGLIFKVLPDVEIGWSDVLIGAMLTSFLFSIGRFLFGQYLGNGSFGSAYGAAGSLVVILAWVNYAAQILFFGAEFTQVYARRYGSGITPSKHAIPFSDNTTNNGKAPTGQASTNKKPSSNFINRLFQSLKKPKRLKQRRKNQRF; this is encoded by the coding sequence ATGAATTTGCAGGCGATTTGGAAGTTATTACAAGAGACATTCAAAGAATGGAGTGAGGATAAAGCCTCACGGTTAGCGGCGGCGTTAGCTTATTACACAATTTTTTCCATTGCACCATTGCTAATTATTGTAATTGCGATCGCAGGGGCAGTATTTGGAGAAGAAGCGGCAAGGGGCCAAATCGTTGGACAAATTCAAGATTTAGTCGGCCGAGATGGCGCAGCATTTATCCAAACAGCCATTCAAAATGCTAACAAACCACAAACAGGAGCGATGGCTTCTATCATTAGTATTGGAGTTTTGCTCTTAGGTGCTACTGGCTTATTTACCGAGTTGCAAGATTCCCTTAACACGATTTGGGAAGTGAAACCGAAACCCGGACGCAGTGTAACTAACATGATTCGCCTACGGGTTTTGTCCTTTGCAATGGTGATCGGTATTGGCTTTTTACTTTTAGTTTCTCTGGTAATTAGTACGGCATTAGCAGCATTAGTAACATACTTTAGTAACTTGGTGCCAGGTGTAGATTTTCTCTGGCAGATTATCAACTTCATCCTCTCTTTTGCCATCACCACGTTCCTATTTGGACTCATTTTTAAAGTCCTACCAGATGTCGAAATTGGTTGGAGTGATGTTTTAATTGGAGCTATGCTCACTTCCTTTTTGTTCTCTATCGGTAGATTTTTGTTTGGACAATATTTAGGTAATGGCAGTTTTGGTTCAGCCTATGGTGCAGCTGGTTCACTGGTAGTAATATTAGCTTGGGTTAACTATGCCGCGCAGATTCTTTTTTTCGGTGCGGAGTTTACCCAAGTTTATGCCAGAAGGTATGGCAGCGGCATAACCCCATCTAAACATGCAATACCTTTCTCTGATAACACGACAAATAATGGCAAGGCTCCAACAGGACAAGCTTCGACTAATAAAAAGCCTTCTTCTAATTTTATTAATCGCTTATTCCAGTCTTTGAAGAAGCCCAAGCGTTTAAAACAGAGAAGAAAAAATCAGCGATTTTAA
- a CDS encoding DUF421 domain-containing protein, which produces MEKWFFIDWQAIFIPSISIFELIIRGSLVYLALFSVLRFLPSRQLGTLGITDLLVVVLFAEAAQNAMASNYTSITEGAILVGTVIFWSYLLNWLGYKIPQFQRFMNQPPLLLVKNGRMIERHLQRELITDDELMSKLRQQGVEFLADVKFAYMEADGRISIITFDSKSSTVPEQKAALKSDLH; this is translated from the coding sequence ATGGAAAAATGGTTTTTTATCGATTGGCAGGCAATCTTTATTCCTAGCATCAGCATCTTTGAGCTAATTATCCGTGGTTCGCTGGTTTATTTAGCACTGTTCTCAGTGCTACGTTTTCTTCCTAGCCGCCAACTAGGAACACTAGGAATTACTGATTTACTCGTAGTTGTGCTATTTGCTGAAGCTGCCCAAAATGCTATGGCAAGTAATTATACATCAATTACTGAAGGCGCTATCTTGGTAGGAACTGTGATTTTTTGGAGTTACTTGCTGAACTGGTTAGGCTACAAAATCCCCCAGTTCCAACGTTTTATGAATCAGCCACCACTGCTACTAGTAAAAAATGGTCGGATGATTGAGCGTCATTTACAACGAGAGTTAATTACAGACGATGAGTTGATGAGCAAGTTACGCCAGCAAGGTGTGGAATTTTTAGCAGATGTGAAGTTTGCATATATGGAGGCAGACGGCAGGATTAGTATCATCACCTTTGACTCCAAAAGTAGTACCGTCCCTGAGCAAAAAGCAGCACTAAAAAGCGATCTACATTAA
- the purB gene encoding adenylosuccinate lyase, which yields MIERYTLPEMANLWSEAYKLKTWLQVEIAVCEAQAELGYIPSEAVEEIKAKADFDPKRVLEIEAVVRHDVIAFLTNVNEYVGDAGRYIHLGLTSSDVLDTALALQLVASLDILLQRLEDLIQVIRQKAREHRNTVMAGRSHGIHAEPITFGFKLAGWLAEVLRHQERLRNLRQTIAVGKISGAVGTYANVEPRVEAIACQKLGLKPDTASTQVISRDRHADYVQQLALLAASIERFAVEIRNLQKTDVLEVEEFFSKGQKGSSAMPHKRNPIRSERLTGMARLVRSHAGAALENVALWHERDISHSSVERVILPDACTLTHFMLTEITDLVKNLLVYPENMERNLNCYGGVVFSQKVLLALIDKGSQREEAYAIVQESAHAAWNKPEGNFQDLISKDPRVTEKLSPAELEVCFDPQQHLSHLEEVYQRLGI from the coding sequence GTGATTGAGCGTTATACTTTGCCCGAAATGGCTAATCTGTGGAGTGAAGCCTATAAGCTAAAAACTTGGCTGCAAGTCGAAATTGCTGTTTGCGAGGCTCAAGCTGAACTGGGTTACATTCCATCTGAGGCGGTTGAGGAAATTAAAGCCAAGGCAGATTTTGACCCGAAGCGGGTGCTGGAAATTGAGGCTGTAGTCCGCCACGATGTTATTGCTTTTTTAACAAATGTCAACGAGTATGTTGGTGATGCAGGACGCTACATTCACCTGGGTTTGACTAGTTCGGATGTTTTGGATACAGCTTTAGCACTGCAATTAGTTGCCAGCCTAGATATATTATTGCAACGTCTGGAAGATTTGATTCAGGTAATTCGCCAAAAAGCACGGGAACATCGTAATACAGTTATGGCTGGCCGATCGCATGGTATTCATGCTGAACCGATCACTTTTGGTTTCAAGCTAGCTGGCTGGTTAGCAGAAGTGTTGCGACATCAAGAACGCCTGAGAAATCTCCGCCAAACTATTGCCGTGGGTAAGATTTCCGGTGCGGTGGGAACTTATGCTAACGTTGAACCGCGTGTAGAAGCGATCGCTTGCCAAAAACTCGGACTCAAACCCGATACGGCCTCAACACAAGTTATTTCCCGCGATCGCCACGCCGACTATGTGCAACAATTAGCTTTGCTAGCGGCATCCATCGAACGTTTTGCTGTAGAAATTCGCAATCTACAAAAAACAGACGTTCTGGAAGTTGAAGAATTCTTCTCCAAAGGTCAAAAAGGCTCCTCGGCAATGCCACACAAGCGCAATCCCATCCGTTCCGAACGGCTGACGGGAATGGCGCGACTCGTCAGAAGCCATGCCGGTGCAGCTTTGGAAAACGTTGCACTTTGGCATGAAAGGGATATTTCCCATAGTTCTGTAGAACGGGTGATTTTGCCAGATGCTTGTACTTTGACGCACTTTATGTTGACAGAAATAACCGACTTGGTGAAAAACCTGTTGGTTTATCCTGAAAACATGGAACGAAATCTCAACTGCTACGGCGGCGTTGTGTTCAGCCAAAAAGTGTTACTTGCTTTAATAGACAAGGGAAGCCAGCGAGAGGAAGCTTATGCGATCGTTCAAGAAAGCGCTCACGCCGCTTGGAACAAGCCAGAAGGTAATTTCCAGGACTTGATTAGCAAAGATCCTCGCGTTACCGAAAAATTGTCCCCAGCAGAACTAGAAGTCTGTTTTGACCCCCAGCAGCATCTGAGCCATTTAGAAGAAGTTTACCAACGACTGGGAATTTAG
- a CDS encoding DUF4126 domain-containing protein: MIEILATLSASAAAGMRIGTPLLIIGLLQGSSLWSQVPILSHISPPILLGCLSCWSLVELLASKKLWGQRLLQMVQLFMSPLVGAIMGLAVASATATPNWLIACIGGLLALVLQLVQVGWFYRLRGLPLWAVFLQDTLCVALVLFAFDAPWQGGLIALILLWFAVRSAKQWYDWYWQKS; the protein is encoded by the coding sequence ATGATTGAAATCCTAGCCACACTTTCAGCCTCTGCGGCAGCAGGAATGAGAATAGGTACACCTCTGCTAATCATTGGATTGTTGCAGGGTAGTAGCTTGTGGTCACAAGTTCCGATTTTATCTCACATTTCTCCACCAATATTGTTAGGTTGCCTTAGCTGTTGGTCTTTAGTTGAATTACTAGCCTCAAAAAAGCTATGGGGGCAAAGATTGCTACAAATGGTTCAGTTATTCATGTCTCCCCTCGTGGGGGCAATTATGGGATTAGCAGTAGCTAGTGCAACAGCAACGCCAAACTGGCTGATCGCCTGTATTGGGGGTTTGTTAGCTTTAGTACTCCAACTAGTTCAAGTTGGTTGGTTCTATCGGTTACGTGGTTTACCCTTGTGGGCAGTCTTTCTTCAAGATACCTTGTGTGTTGCTCTAGTACTTTTTGCCTTTGATGCTCCCTGGCAAGGAGGATTAATTGCTTTAATACTGCTGTGGTTTGCAGTTCGTAGCGCGAAGCAGTGGTATGACTGGTATTGGCAGAAAAGTTAG
- the hemH gene encoding ferrochelatase has translation MGRVGVLLLNLGGPDKLEDVGPFLYNLFSDPEIIRLPFRWLQQPLAWFIASRRTRTSQENYKQIGGGSPLRRITEAQGEALKEQLSHLGQEAKIYVGMRYWNPYTEEAIAQITQDNIEHLVILPLYPQFSISTSGSSFRLLEKLWQEDPKLQPIDYTVIPSWYKEPGYLQAMAELIAQELEQFPNPNEVHIFFSAHGVPKSYVEEAGDPYQQEIEECTALIMQTLNRPNAHTLAYQSRVGPVEWLQPYTEDALKELGTKGVKDLVVVPISFVSEHIETLQEIDIEYREVAEEAGIHNFRRVPAPNTHPVFINALADLVINALKNPSFKLSQAAQMKKRVKMYPQERWEWGLTTSAEVWNGRIAMLGFIALIIELITGHGFLHMIGLLQ, from the coding sequence ATGGGTCGTGTAGGCGTCTTATTACTCAATCTCGGTGGCCCCGATAAGCTAGAGGATGTCGGGCCGTTTTTGTACAACCTATTTTCCGATCCGGAAATTATTCGCCTACCATTTCGCTGGTTGCAACAGCCCCTAGCCTGGTTTATTGCCTCCCGGCGAACCAGAACATCTCAAGAGAATTATAAGCAAATCGGTGGCGGTTCTCCACTGCGGCGGATCACAGAAGCGCAAGGCGAAGCTTTAAAAGAACAGTTGAGTCATTTAGGACAAGAAGCCAAGATTTACGTGGGGATGCGTTATTGGAATCCCTATACAGAAGAGGCGATCGCACAGATCACTCAAGATAATATAGAACACCTGGTAATATTACCACTATATCCCCAGTTTTCTATTAGTACGAGTGGTTCTAGCTTCCGGCTTTTAGAAAAACTTTGGCAAGAAGACCCAAAGCTTCAACCCATTGATTACACCGTCATTCCTTCCTGGTACAAAGAACCAGGCTACCTCCAAGCAATGGCGGAACTCATAGCCCAAGAACTCGAACAGTTTCCTAATCCAAACGAGGTTCATATATTCTTCAGCGCTCACGGCGTTCCTAAAAGCTACGTTGAAGAGGCTGGCGACCCTTATCAGCAAGAAATTGAGGAATGTACTGCCCTAATTATGCAGACCCTCAATCGACCCAATGCCCACACCTTAGCTTACCAAAGTCGCGTCGGTCCAGTAGAATGGCTCCAACCTTATACTGAGGATGCCCTCAAAGAACTAGGTACAAAAGGCGTGAAAGATTTGGTTGTTGTACCAATCAGTTTTGTCTCAGAGCATATTGAGACACTGCAAGAAATTGATATTGAGTATCGGGAAGTAGCAGAAGAAGCAGGAATTCACAACTTCCGTCGTGTTCCTGCTCCCAATACCCATCCAGTATTTATTAATGCACTTGCAGACTTGGTGATTAATGCGCTGAAAAATCCCAGTTTCAAGCTTTCGCAAGCTGCTCAAATGAAAAAAAGGGTGAAAATGTACCCCCAAGAGCGTTGGGAATGGGGTTTAACTACTAGTGCTGAAGTATGGAATGGTCGGATTGCCATGCTGGGCTTCATCGCCTTAATCATCGAGCTGATTACCGGTCATGGCTTCTTGCACATGATTGGACTTTTGCAGTAG
- a CDS encoding class I SAM-dependent methyltransferase, producing the protein MATILRDWSYRYQWLYDGISRLAALSVGGEARFRQLALQGLTIHSDTQVLDLCCGSGQTTQFLVKLSQNVTGLDASPKSLQRARQNVPLACYLEAFAETMPFADNLFDVVHTSVALHEMQPQQLRKIISEVYRVLKPGGVFTLVDFHAPTNPIFWPGVSVFLLLFETETAWQLLKTDLPGLLTETGFDVGEPTLYAGGSLQVIQAQK; encoded by the coding sequence ATGGCAACAATTTTAAGGGATTGGAGTTACCGCTATCAGTGGCTGTATGATGGTATCTCTCGTTTAGCAGCCTTAAGTGTAGGTGGTGAAGCCCGTTTTCGACAACTTGCTTTGCAAGGCTTAACAATTCACTCAGATACTCAGGTTTTAGATTTATGTTGCGGCAGTGGTCAAACAACGCAATTTTTGGTAAAATTATCACAAAATGTAACAGGATTGGACGCTTCACCTAAGTCCTTGCAACGAGCGCGGCAAAATGTACCATTAGCTTGCTATCTCGAAGCTTTTGCCGAGACGATGCCATTTGCAGATAATCTATTTGATGTGGTGCATACCAGCGTTGCATTACACGAGATGCAGCCTCAGCAATTGCGAAAAATTATTAGTGAAGTTTATCGGGTGTTGAAGCCAGGAGGAGTGTTTACACTGGTAGATTTTCATGCTCCTACGAATCCGATATTTTGGCCTGGGGTATCAGTGTTTTTGTTGTTGTTTGAAACGGAAACAGCTTGGCAATTGTTGAAAACTGATTTGCCTGGATTGTTAACTGAGACTGGGTTTGATGTGGGTGAGCCAACTTTATATGCAGGTGGTAGTTTGCAAGTGATACAGGCTCAGAAGTGA
- a CDS encoding DUF29 family protein — MTQELIDLKKSILEGRYADALALVDELEGMSKQAILRNIQAYLRILLIHLIKNQVEQRLTGSWANSIRNSIREIKNLNIKDNKKFYYINLGEWEILIEEEVIEDAIADASDEVMNGAYNQFQLAEIVDRNQIIQIALKFLALIYSYTAKELPAVVAENLTQLVGGEDWKEGRR; from the coding sequence ATGACGCAGGAACTAATAGACCTCAAAAAGAGTATTTTAGAAGGACGTTATGCAGATGCCTTGGCACTTGTAGATGAATTAGAAGGCATGAGTAAACAAGCTATTCTACGGAATATCCAAGCTTATTTGAGGATTCTGCTGATTCATTTGATTAAGAACCAAGTAGAACAACGATTAACTGGTTCATGGGCAAATTCTATTCGTAATTCAATCCGAGAAATTAAAAACCTTAATATCAAAGATAATAAAAAATTTTACTATATTAATTTAGGTGAGTGGGAGATTTTGATAGAAGAGGAAGTGATTGAAGATGCGATCGCTGATGCCAGCGATGAAGTAATGAATGGAGCATATAATCAATTTCAACTGGCTGAAATAGTTGATAGAAACCAAATTATTCAGATTGCGTTGAAGTTTTTGGCGCTAATTTATTCCTATACAGCTAAGGAGTTACCCGCAGTTGTGGCTGAAAATTTAACTCAGCTAGTCGGTGGAGAAGATTGGAAAGAAGGTAGGCGATAA
- a CDS encoding dienelactone hydrolase family protein → MKEITRRKFIATATVATGFALAVQPISAQVITTDAKGLVAGAVKIPVKDGEIPAYRAAPATGDNFPIVLVIQEIFGVHEHIQDITRRFAKLGYLAIAPELFIRQGDVTKLSNINEIRPIVAKVPDAQVLSDLDATVNWAVKSAKGNADKLAITGFCWGGRITWLYAAHNPKVKAGVAWYGRLVGDATELQPQYPVDIASKLTVPVLGLYGGKDTGITLDTVEQMRDRLKSSSSKSEIIVYPDAPHAFFADYRPSYREKDAKDGWKRLLAWFKENGV, encoded by the coding sequence ATGAAAGAAATAACACGCCGCAAATTTATCGCAACAGCCACAGTGGCGACGGGGTTTGCCCTTGCAGTACAACCCATTTCTGCTCAAGTCATCACCACCGATGCCAAGGGATTGGTGGCTGGTGCAGTGAAAATTCCTGTTAAAGATGGCGAAATTCCTGCCTATAGAGCAGCACCAGCTACTGGTGATAATTTCCCTATCGTCCTGGTAATTCAGGAAATCTTTGGAGTACACGAGCATATTCAGGATATCACCCGTCGCTTTGCCAAGTTGGGGTATTTAGCGATCGCACCCGAATTATTCATCCGTCAAGGCGATGTCACTAAGTTAAGCAACATAAACGAAATTCGCCCAATTGTCGCCAAAGTGCCAGATGCTCAAGTGTTATCCGATCTTGATGCTACGGTAAACTGGGCTGTGAAATCAGCTAAAGGTAATGCCGATAAATTAGCAATTACAGGCTTCTGTTGGGGTGGCCGCATTACCTGGTTATATGCCGCACACAATCCCAAGGTGAAGGCTGGTGTGGCGTGGTACGGCCGACTTGTGGGCGATGCTACCGAACTTCAGCCCCAGTACCCCGTCGATATTGCATCAAAACTGACAGTCCCCGTTCTCGGACTCTATGGTGGCAAGGATACAGGTATTACTCTTGATACAGTAGAGCAGATGCGCGATCGCTTAAAGTCCAGCAGCAGCAAATCTGAAATCATCGTCTACCCCGATGCACCCCACGCATTCTTTGCCGATTATCGCCCCTCTTACCGCGAAAAAGATGCTAAGGACGGTTGGAAACGTCTTTTAGCATGGTTTAAGGAGAATGGCGTGTAA